The proteins below come from a single Acidovorax sp. NCPPB 4044 genomic window:
- the bfr gene encoding bacterioferritin: protein MQGNPQVIDYFKDLLRGELAARDQYFIHSRIYEDQGFVKLYERLNHEMEEETQHADALLRRILFLGGLPDMRPREFTPGTTVPEMLRKDLDTEYEVRAALQNGVHLCEGARDYVSRDILLAQLRDTEEDHAYWLEKQLGLIERVGLQNYLQSQTASGTP from the coding sequence ATGCAGGGCAACCCACAAGTGATCGACTACTTCAAGGATCTGCTGCGCGGCGAACTGGCTGCGCGCGACCAGTACTTCATCCACTCGCGGATCTATGAAGACCAGGGCTTCGTGAAGCTCTACGAGCGGTTGAACCACGAGATGGAAGAAGAGACCCAGCATGCCGACGCGCTGCTGCGCCGCATCCTCTTCCTGGGCGGACTGCCCGACATGCGCCCGCGCGAATTCACGCCGGGCACGACGGTGCCCGAGATGCTGCGCAAGGACCTGGACACTGAATACGAAGTGCGCGCGGCCCTGCAGAACGGCGTGCACCTGTGCGAAGGCGCGCGCGACTACGTGAGCCGCGACATCCTGCTGGCCCAGTTGCGCGACACCGAGGAAGACCACGCCTACTGGCTCGAAAAGCAGCTGGGACTGATCGAGCGCGTGGGCCTGCAGAACTACCTGCAGTCGCAGACGGCATCCGGCACGCCTTGA